The Aphidius gifuensis isolate YNYX2018 linkage group LG2, ASM1490517v1, whole genome shotgun sequence DNA window tGATTGCCTTGTAGAATCATTATTCTCATAAAATTGTCTTGCTTCATTTTGCCTCTGTCGAAATGATTCAGACTGTCCAAATTCAGTGctaatatcatcaatatcagaACTACTCCAACTGCtacatcaaaaattaattatcaattaattatttttgcagtaatttatttctctaaataataataataataatgaatagaTGTCATCCACCTGTtaggtttaatatttttaatttattttccataaaaactttttattttaacaattgaaataatatttattcatcaactcGAATTGTCACGCGTTCTCACAACAACAAGATAATGATGTTCATCAGcagatgattattataaacatattgTATCTATGACTTTTactttctaaaataaaatatgtgtaATGAGCGaagctgctgctgctgctgcatGTACATGTACTCGCGTGCATCGAGCCAAAAACACGTGCTTAATACggctttttttattccttatttatttattttttttttcattattataatttatcatatgtaTACATATCCTTGTTCACGGATACAAAATTGCATTTATGCTTTATACACACATACTTGCATGTTCAATGTACTCTCTCAACAGcagcatattattttatttttattttttttctatatataatataatacagACTGACATGTGCACATCTGTAAATTGTTTCATGTATACATAGATAAAATGCATAAAATGCCGTCTTTGATTCATTAACACATTTACAGTGCATGCATGATATTTCTATAAGCACCTATTTAGCAACAATAAACAGCATCAGCTActaagaataaattataactgtTAAGATGTTCAtatcatcaaattaaattcCAAGATCAAAACacgcaacaacaacaaaaaaaaaacacacaaaaCACACtgcattcaaatttttttgattgaataaaattatgattgcATGTCTATATGTggtttttgcattttttaaatatattttaattgacacaCGTATGCAAGCACactgataaattgataaatatattatttaccatGTTTactcaacattttttttttttcatatattataaataaatagaaatataaattttcccGTTGTTTGTTATGAGCATCATATCATCAAAccatgatattaatttaattcaagacaaaaaaaatattattattatcaaagctTGTTGTcatggaaaaatattaaaatgtgctacatgtataaaattaataaaagagaAACTAGTAATTACtacttgtttaataaataaatgatatactttttaatttatattcagttGTTGTTGTCACACTCGTGTTGCTATTTAGATgacgaaattattatttgaaaaaactatatgcttattaatttttttatcattctctTGTCTTTGTGATAATCCaggtcaaataaattttaagataaaaacaaTGTGAGTTTATCGGTGCACCACAGTGGTTGGTACCCACGTCAATCTATAAACCGTACCAGGTGCCAACAGTTGTACATcagcaccaccaccaccactactacTACTTTTACTACTACCactcatcatttttatcattgccAAAGTAAAGAAGAATATACTTATTGTATATGATCTATATTATATTTGCATAAGTTACGACTAGGTATAGTTAAAAATGACACACGTATTGACAcgtcatttgaaaatatatatccttgAAAATCCCCAACTACTACAGAGCGATTATTTTagtaatcatcatcatcatcaaaaaaaaattatatttaattcgtttttttttcttttttcttttgactcATTTACGCCCTGAATAAATATGCatactaataaattaatcgataatgagttgtttgaaaaaaaaaataaataacaataaagtGCGTGTCGTCGCGTAGACTCAAATGTAAACCGACCGCAAGAAAATACCGttaccaattattattttttatttattttttttttttttagcgaGGTCAACACGTAACCGGACCAACAACGACAACGTCAATGACGATGAGAGCGAGGGTTTACCTaagtcaaaattaataattatatttcaaaccacaaaaaaatataataaaaggtCTGGAACTTTATCGAATGCTGAACATCATTCATCCGCAACAACAAAGAAGATgccaagataaaaataaatttatatttatttatttaaatattatcatattatcGTAAAATGTTTTACtttaaacaggaaaaaaaagaaaaaaaaaaagcaatattattatgtgtgtcacaagcaaaaaaataaaaaataatatttatatattgttcgatattgtttttttcatattaaaacaACTTACCCAGAAGAAGAGGAGGAAGTTGAATTTATTGCAACTGAATTTATGGCATAATTTCGATTttcatttgatgaaaaaaacaaaggaATTCTTTGGGGTTCAAATGGTACTTGAGATTCACCATTGATTCCACGTCTagatcaacaaaatataaataaatataaaatcaaatagatCAACACAAAACTATgtgacaattgaaaattagaaaaatcaattgaatattattgttattattactaaataaaaagaaagtcGAAATATAAGCAGACATAATAGTAACAGACTTTTTTGTCACCCGAGAGAGAGAGAGCGATTTATATCTCAGATAAGAATCATCAGTCCATGTGAGAATCAATAAACCTACAAGAATATATGTAGAGCTGTTGATTCCACACACACAGACagagataaaaaatgaaataaataaataaataaatgtaaaatataccCCACTCTAGCATTTAAAGCAGCAACAAAATCATTTGGATTGCCAGTTATTATAACACCGTCATCACTGACAAGTCTTGATATGAAAATATGGGGACCTGTATTAACTCCACTAGATATCATCAAAGGAGCTGGTGTACCTGGTGGAGATGGAAAtattgaatcatcatcatcatcaccatcataatcatcatcgtcatcgtcatcgtcatctatttgtttttattatacaatatcaATACAACAACAAGTACAACAAGTACTTTTatgatatcaataaaaaattaaaaaataaatattatgtattaCGTGTAGAGTAGCTAGATGTTGATGGAATTTCTGATgctaaataatcataaaaattaaatgattgtaTTGAAATTGTTTGGGTTAttcttgatgaatttaaaattaaatcttgtTGAATGTTTGGAAAATTTGATgcttcattatcatcaatattatcatcgtgattttcatcatttacaaTGGGATAAATATTTAGTCCAATAAAACGCCTCAATTGATTTCCAAtgtttggtaaatttaatcggatctatttattttattgtatataatgttaatatttaaattaaatttttaatttaataatttagaaaaataaaatatatattaaccaGTTGGCCAATGCTAGatgttattgatgatgttctatttgttgttgtttggaTATTTTCTTGGGAATTTGTTATTGACGAGAAGGAGGATTTGACAAGTTGATTTTccgacattttaatttaaatttaattcgaAATTAATGCCCATGgttgaattaattttgattaagaaaaatttaattaataatattaattttgaaataataataaataaataaatattattatttattatggcaTTTTgacagataataattatttatatttattcatttattttgttatttttttattttttcatggcTATGGCATAGAAAAGACAACTTCATGgcttaattattaataattttgtttcgcctttaaatgaataaaaatgattttaaatcattaatcaaaatttaatacagCTGAATGGCACGCTTAATTATTGGCTCATATTGAAAGAACGGATTCAATTGGATTCACTTGTGATTTGCATTGGCAAACGCAATTTTCTTGTGTTAAGCCAAATACATTAACGAGATTCTTTGCTTTTACTGTTGATTGctcatattatatatatattttataaattattataaacaatcatgtagttgtaaatattttaaattaattattattaccagaatacatcttaataatatcaaagtgAGACagggagagagagagagagagatcaaataaaaagtatgtATTTCCTTGACAGAAATtactcgtattttttttttttttttctaaaaaattatactcaaTTCAAGCATAacacaatgatattttatttattttattatttattgttaacaaAAACTAGACcatgatgatatttaaataaaaaaattttcaacaaaaaaaaaaaacaacctcattataattttgaaaataataagcaaataattgaaattaaaaaaaaaaagtaattaatttcGTATTTTCAAGAGATTGCCaagtaaacaataataataaatagtgaAACTGTTGTGTGTATGGGGGTCGCTGTCGAATGACTCATACAATATTATACACATTGAATTTAAACAATGGCAATAACACAGCaactttgaataaaattaataaataaatgtaaaattagtgataataaaataataataataataataataatacacgcATGGAAACACGACAGAAGGTCGTAAGAAGgtgctttttaaaaaaactttctaATCGGAAACTCTTGAGTTTGAAAGAATCAATAAATCGAggacatataaaataaaatatataaataaataaaaaataatacgataggtaggtatattatttagtaggtatataaattattattactcacCGGATATGCGTATGGTGTACAGGGAACGTAGAATTCTCTGCTCATAATACGATCAGttgaatcaaaaatatatatattaattaattaattattaaatatccaaataatttaattaattatcactaTTTATTGTCActttttgttgtgttttttaaaatatccagCTGATGATGTGATGATAATTCatgagtgtgtgtgtgtgtgtatatagaaACTGTCAAAAAAACTGGTGGTGCCATCTGACACTACAATTGACACACACACAGACTAGCAGACTAGCAGACAAACAACATTAAACTGTCACgaggtaaatattaatattattattacttagaTGCTTTGTTAATGACatcgtttaattttaatttttcaatgataattcTACCACCACTACTATGTCATGTCATCACACACAACACATTAATATTTGGACGGAACTGAATAAATTTTGGAGTACTGAATAGATGAAGTATCATTGGGTCCaattgaatgataataataataataataatgatcaaGTAGCtgtcaaatgatttttatccAGGGGCATGGCCACAAAGCCAAcaccatcatcatcctcatcgTCATTATCATTGTATAAACACACAAATACCATCAAGTAATTGTGtatcaaaacaataataataaaacacacATATAAACACTCACTTTGATcacttgtaaataataataataataataatcacctttatgataatatatattcaattattacaTTACATCctaattgtcaaaataattatttttcctttttttttatttctacaaaaCATagttgaagatgatgatgatgatgatgaaataaccAACTCATATGGTTCGTGTAGTAATAATCACTGAATTGGCCATCACTAaactcaaatttaatttaattattcataaataacacttgaaaataaattatttattctcatTGCACGTACAAACACAGCTATATGCACTTACTCACTCATACACAACacaacacaataataataataagctaCGCCATTTTCTCCAATATTGGTTGCACACACACACTTTACTTGGCTCATCTAGTTTTATACTTTTATGTTGTATAATATTACAACTggttatttgtaattaatatcatcaacaataccgcaatatttaaacaatatattattttaacacgtacgatttattgaatgttatttattattatattagactgatttattattattgtgaaatatagaaaatagtGTGGATACTGCTACTGCTGCTGCCGGCCAACAACCAACTGCTCCAAACTGTGCCCAATTGTCTCGTCGTCTCGCCTGTTGGTCCCTCCAGTCCTCTCCCTCTTAAAAACTACCATACTTATTTCTCCTGCTTCTCCTCTTTTACTTTGATAAATCGACAATGCTCGTTGCTcgcattatcattattattattattaaaactatataaattgCACAATATACTGTAGTATACCgccatttataaaaataaaaaaataaaataaattatatattttataaaaaaggtatttattaaatgtctattgatatttttttttatttaaaaattaaatttaaattgtatttttatttttcaaagggAAAATCAACagctgaaaattaatattattatcagctGGTACcagcatatgaaaaaaaataaattcaaatcaattattttttgatgcattgacaattatcattattattattatttttgttatttaattttttaatttttctaattgaaacatgttttctatttttattgtttttaatgacaatattttttggtgTCATAATGTCATCCCAAGGTATTTCAATGTCATCATTAGATGTACATTGCTCAACAACAGGTAATGGACATATTTCAACTGGTTGTTTGAGTTCAAGTTCACCCCAGGGTATCTCAACACTCGAGTCACAGTTTATTAAATCTTTAACTggtttatcaacatcatcatcatcatcaacatgtCTTGTATCAACTACTTCTGTTACCAATAATTCATTCCAAGGAAGTTccataatatttgttgatttgctatttgtttcatcaacatcattgtcatcatttTGATTagctaatttttgatttatatttttatttttttcttgttgtaatTTAACATCAGCCATAGAAAGAACAATATCTTTCCAGGGTATTTCAACAGTTGAATCACATGATACTATTGGCTCGTCATTGTATTCACGATAAAGTGACAACATGTAAGGTTCATGTATAATTACTTCTTCTGGATCATAAACATAAACATGACGTTTTCTTtttccaattaatttttttttattatttttatttttgttattaccaccaataaataatgatgattctgGACGAATAATAACTCTACTCAATTGATTTGATCTGGGAATTGACAAACGTGTCAATGGATTTCCCCAGAcataatacataatttatttttatattgttttattatactaaaaatttttatattaaataattgtcaatcaatcaatatattaaaattttttaaaatttggcGTACTTAAAAGTGACATCTGACGACAAAATAAAacgactataaaaaaaaaaacaaaaattcactAGTTACCGATAAACGAAAATGAGTCAAAATATCCCTATACCAAGCACAACCAATAAACCAACAGCAAGCAggcaaactaaaaaaaaaaaaaaagaaaatagctcaaggtttttttttttccatcacaGTAATTCAACACgcgtttataataattaataattaataatttggcAAGCATTATtggtaaattatcaagttgattaaataataaaataaatataaacaaattgattatcaataataatcatatttgcgtgtgtgtgtgtgtggattattgaaaaaaagaagagagagagagagagaaagagaagaagaagagaaaaaaaaaaaaaaaccatttgagGCATCATTTGATTCACGTAGTTTCAACGTCTAGAGTATAGAGCAGTGTAGAGAAGCCATCTTGTAATCGTTAATCAGAGATCTTTGCTAAGCGAGTTTCGTTGTCTGGTTTTCGGCCAGTTTAATATCAATACACAGTTCATCAGATGGCTTTAAAACGAATTAATAAGGTACGTCAATGTTTTATCgtgattgttaataattatgttttatgTTAAAACGTGTTGTATGTACGGAATTTAATAAAACGCCCATTACTATTTTGGCCAGTGTGCAATGTGAGCCAGTCAGCATTGAAAAATTGTGTGTTGGCCTTTTTTActcaacctttttttttttttttttttctctcctttTTTTCGTCAtcatttctttcttttttttttttttttttttttcgataaaaatataacttgtgttaaattgtttaattaaatatttacatgattaatattgtaaattattgtaatttaatttaaattagttttCATGTGCGTTGCACGCGTATGAGTCATCAAATATGTACCGGCGAACATTGGCCATAGTGACAGTGAAAAtctgaataaattattttttttttcattcaatttagtGTGagctttattaaattttgtaaattattctttttttttcattttgccaAATGTTTATCTGTTGTATTTACAAACGAGACGTGTCTCTTAGATAAGCAATCTgattgcagaaaaaaaaaaaaaaaaaatatttctggtGAAATTGTAAAAGagcgagagaaaaaaaaagaaaaaaaaaaatggaaaccTCCATAATCGTATCTTCAAAGTCacgaatgttttttttttttttttttttttttttctcctgaTTTTTCCCGTATATCATGTAgtagaataattatatttgtagtTTGTcaaggataaaaaattttctgctCTGACGAcaagtcaaattattttatccagTTGTAGTTGgtcaattgatgaaaaattttaatactacTCTCATTGCTCATTGCTCACTTGTGTTGATCGATTCatcatatgtaaaaaaataaaaaaaaacacattcaTTGTTAGTaaaccatcaacatcatcattatcgttaaaataatatgtgaataaattatataggtAACAAAGCCATTTGGCTCGTCATTTTTGTTGcaacaagaaaaaacaaatctcCAACCTGTTCAGACATGTTCCAGCCAAATGATTTGTATTttgactaatttatttttttaaatgttacaGGAACTTCAGGATCTTGGAAGAGATCCACCTGCACAATGTTCAGCTGGACCTGTAGGTGACGATTGTAAGTATTcaacatgaataaatttaaaaatacaaatttcatttgtttaaattgtttacattctcatttcttgaaatttattatttaatttcatttgtgaaaattaaatttgtcacTTGGTTCTATTAATAATCTCCAATCATGACcagtgttatttttatatatttcttttacttttaaatatatattatcattattattatttaaattcattcaacaacaacaacaattaattgttgttgttgtttttattgtaattattattatgtatgtgCGTTACAAGGCACTCTTgtaacttgaaaatattttgtttccaGTGTTCCACTGGCAGGCAACCATCATGGGACCagtaagtattattattattattgttttattaaatattctttttcattgaaaaaaaatagtaacaaattttattgtcatttaataatttaataaatattttttgtttttttaaattttcagccTGACAGCCCATACCAAGGAGGAGTATTTTTCCTTACAATTCACTTTCCCACAGATTATCCATTCAAACCACCCAAGGTaagctaaataataaaagaaaataatatttattatttattatttttttgtgtaaagtaaataaaacattgtttttcatttttaaatacacagGTGGCATTTACAACCAGAATTTATCATCCTAACATCAACAGTAATGGAAGTATTTGCTTGGATATTTTAAGATCGCAATGGTCTCCTGCACTCACTATTTCAAAAGGtacatcatcattaatattaatgatagatTAATAGTATCTATTGATTTAAACTAACTAATAGATCAACTAATTGTTTGTTTGTGTTTACAGTGTTATTGTCAATATGCTCTCTGCTGTGTGATCCAAATCCAGATGATCCACTTGTACCAGAAATAGCCAGGATATACAAAACTGATCGTGAGAAGTACAACGAATTGGCACGTGAATGGACGCGTAAATATGCCATGTGATGCGCCAACCTTCGTTGACCTCATccaaccaccaccaccaacgaGAGCAGCCCCAGTCTAATATTCCACTTTAACCGTACAGCACCAATTCAAAGTAGCTATATGCCTCGTCCGATATTTCATTTATCGTCcttgtttattaataactataattattattattattattattattattattactattacttatattactatcatcaaggattctttttattttgtcatcttTTAATCGCAAAATACTCAGGACATTTGTGTTTCAaactttcaattaaatattaataataaatttttaaataataataataataataataataattaaacaacaagCAAATATTTCAaagcgaaaaataaataaataaaagagtcctgagttataatttatataaattttaaatcggCGAATTTTCATCATGGCTACTATACTGAGggcaatatttgaaaaaaaaaaaataaataaataaaaagtggttataaaaacaataataatatttatccaaatcgaaacaacaagaaaatgaattttaaaaaataatgtccgctttgattttcataaataataaaaaaaaaattaaaaaaacaaaaaaaaaaatgaattaaacatttggagcaaaaaaaaaataataataattacccaCACATACACAAAAGAGTGAaagtagaatttatatatatttaaaatcttaatagtttaataatttctaataattgtttttacaattaattgtaatatctACTTTCTTCAATCaaattaaacttgaaaaaaaatgagaaaaaaaaaagaaaaaaaaaaacgtaatgtgcccatatttttatttcaaacaatgcggtcattttttttttttttttcgtgtaagACTGGGCTTCATCTATATAAATACCACtaaaactaaatttttgttttgattattaaaaaatcccgcacctattttttattcaactttttttttcattaatttgtttgtgaaaaaagaataaaaaaacaacgtgAATATATGAGGTTGCTCGGTATGACGGTGTGTGaaggaaaataatattaataataataataataattgttaaattaccTATAGGTTGAACGGCAAATTTGACTAGAGACAACTCtggaataaatacaattttttttttttttttcttttctttttttctcgattataatagaataatttaatatttttttttttttcttctttctcataattattattgtaaaagaaTTTTACTTTgcgtaattattattaaattgttggaatcaattgaattaaaaaaaaaataataaataatttgatatttgtcTCATCGTCATTGCCACGTAGTCAACAATACTTTGTCGCTCATCCATTTATTAATcgtattcattttatttttcaaacagctgatgttgtttttctttattttatttttttaatataggaAAAATACTTTATGGtttttgatttcttttttcttcaagtgtGCTCACTAGTAtccaaaagaaattatttttgtttttttttttttttctgctagACAATAAACCAAGTGATTTGTAAAATCGTGTGTCTGCAAGagtttttattgtcatttaaaaaattgaatgaaatttttttttttttgttttgtctaTCAATATATGTTGATTatgatttaacaaaaaaaaaacatattagaattattatttgcaaattCTATTTCAACGTGAGCTAGCAATAATTGACATCTTGAcattgaaaatgaataaaaaatgaaataataattataataaataatcgtGATGCTCATTGCTCAGTGAATGTCAATCAccacttaataaattaaaaatgatgcaGTTTGCGTCAATCCTGAAATGTAAAAGTTATTTTCAAGTATCTGTGCGAATGATGCTcaattattcaaacaaaaaaagaaaaaaagaaaaagagacaCAAATTAAACTTGCGGTACAATCAATACACATGCAaacaaaatacttttatttttttttaatttgatttagtTACAAATGCATTGGTCCAACTTTTAACGAATCGTCATAAAACTTGGTCattgaaaaaccaaaaataaataaattaattaattactcgtAACGCGCGGCACTTGagctatttaaatatatttaaaaaaattaattataattaatattttgttcgggatttcttaataaataaataaatactaaaaaaaaaaaaaaaaagaaaataaaaataattaacggttcatataaataacagcaacaattatcattatgaaattttttttacataattttttatttgtgtaaattttattaacattttttttacaatattattattattattattatgtttaaaaaaaaaaaaaaaattgagaaatatacttgaaactatagttgtaaaaaaagacaaatgatTTGCatgtagaataaaaataatgtgtaaGAGTGAGGAGACAAGCTGGCAGGTAGTCGATCGAGGCCCCATCCCGGTtgtcgtattttttttattccgcAAATCGTAAactaaagtaataataatattatactgaACAAGAGCCAAGTTACTTGCTGGCTTGGTTGGTTGGTTGCTTGGCTTGCTTGCTTTCTTGGCAAAGCGGGGGAACGATACTCTGTTCGATCAAGAGAATCAACTACCAGCTAGTCCATCGTTGAGTTGTCTCTAAGCCAAGTCGAGTGGTTACTCGCGGTGTGCTGCtggtattttataatttcattacaCACCACAATACCGCAGTAGCTgaaacaacatcatcatcatcaacatcatcaacaaaaacaatattgtttgaatattattattaacaatataaaaatcaaatagagTTGGTCTGTCCAGCTGGTTGCCACGTCGTTGATGAGTATCTTATTGGCTGACTGGCTACTTTCTTTGTATCAGGACATGATTGTCATCAACAAGAAGGACTACTTTTTCtaccaatatttatatttaatttataaataattaattattaatcaacattTGCAACTTTGTTGCTATTTTTATtgaggtaaatattattaatttttttttcattatttggtCAAGCATCAGCaacatacatttattattacattcaCTAAAAG harbors:
- the LOC122848124 gene encoding uncharacterized protein LOC122848124; its protein translation is MYYVWGNPLTRLSIPRSNQLSRVIIRPESSLFIGGNNKNKNNKKKLIGKRKRHVYVYDPEEVIIHEPYMLSLYREYNDEPIVSCDSTVEIPWKDIVLSMADVKLQQEKNKNINQKLANQNDDNDVDETNSKSTNIMELPWNELLVTEVVDTRHVDDDDDVDKPVKDLINCDSSVEIPWGELELKQPVEICPLPVVEQCTSNDDIEIPWDDIMTPKNIVIKNNKNRKHVSIRKIKKLNNKNN
- the LOC122848133 gene encoding ubiquitin-conjugating enzyme E2-17 kDa, with amino-acid sequence MALKRINKELQDLGRDPPAQCSAGPVGDDLFHWQATIMGPPDSPYQGGVFFLTIHFPTDYPFKPPKVAFTTRIYHPNINSNGSICLDILRSQWSPALTISKVLLSICSLLCDPNPDDPLVPEIARIYKTDREKYNELAREWTRKYAM